The Deefgea tanakiae DNA segment ATCAGCATCACCCAAAGTATCTTCATATTCAAAGCCCATACCTTCGCCATTTTCTCGTGAGAAAATAGAAATGACTGCGCCAACGGGAATCACAATATCGCGCGAAACACCATTAAAGCGGGCAGAGAAAGTAATGAAATCATTTGCAATCAATAGGTTACGGCAGGCGCTATAACTGGTATTGAGGACGATCTCACCATTTTTGACATATTCCATCGGTACTTGCATTTTGCCGCGAACAGCAACGACCAAATAAGGTGTAAAACCTTGGTCAGAGCACCATTCATGGATGGCACGAAGTAGGTAAGGCTTGGTAGATACGGTTTGCATAATGTTCTCCGTGAGGATTGGGGCGTGAGGTGGGGCAAGCTGCCTCACACCTCTTCACAGCATTACTTGCGCATTGCTTTTTCGTTGGCCGTCAATGAATCAATGAATGCTTCACGGCTAAACAAGCGTTCTGCATATTTCATTACTGGCGCCAAGCCTTTAGTTACTTCGATGCCGTAATGCTCAAAGCGCCATAGCAAAGGTGCAATTGCCACATCTAGCATAGAGAATTCTTCACCCAAAATGAATTTTTGTTTGGTAAAGAGTGGGGCGATTTGCGTCAAATTGTCGCGAATTGTGATGCGAGCCGTTTCGAGTGCTTTTTTCGTTGCACTGCTGTCTTCAAGCGTTTTAACGTGAATGAATAATTCACGTTCCAAGTTGAATAGCATCAAGCGTGCGCGAGCGCGCATGACTGGATCGGCTGGCATCAATTGTGGATGTGGAAAGCGCTCATCGATGTATTCATTGATAATGTTTGATTCATACAATTGCAGTTCGCGTTCGACGAGAACAGGAACTTCGTTGTAAGGGTTCATGATAGCGAGATCTTCTGGCTTGCTGTGAATATCCACGTCAAGGATCTCGAAATCCATTCCTTTTTCAAATAGCACAATGCGGCAGCGATGGCTAAATGGGCAAGATGTGCCAGAATATAATTTCATCATGATGGATATACCTATCGACTTTTTAGAATGAATGGGATTTTACTATTTTTGCAGCGCAATATCTAGGGTTTGTCCGATAAGTGATTGTTATGAAACAGAAAAATGGCAATAAAAAAGGGCGGAGATCCGCCCTTTTTTATTGCGCTACTGATTAGTGAATATCTTTCCAATATTCTTTTTTCAGCAGGTAAGTTAGTGGTACCAAAATAAACAAGAGGAACAAGACCACGGCATAGCCGATTTGCTCACGTTTGACTTGGGCAGGTTCAGACATATACGTCATGTAATTGACCAAATCAGCAACGCGAAGGTCGTACTCACTATTGTCAAAACCACCGCTGTCAGTACCACGGGTCAATAAACCCGGTTTCACTAACTTCAGCTTTTGCACATCGTGGCCACCTTCTTTTTTGGTTTCCAGAATTTGTTCACCTTGAAGTTCCCACAGTACGTGTGGCATACCTACTTTATCAAATACCAGATTGTTCCAGCCGGTAGGGCGGGTGTCATCACGGTAGAAGGTGCGTAGATAGGTGTAAAGCCAGTCTGAACCGCGTGAACGAGCAATCAAAGACAAGTCGGGTGGTGTTGCACCAAACCATGTTTTGCCGTCTTTTGCATCCATCGCCACTTTCATTGGGTTGCCCACTTTGTCAGTGGTGAACATCAAATTATTTTTGATTTGATCTTCAGTTAAGCCAATATCAGTGAGTCGGTTGTAGCGCATAGCGACTGCACCATGGCACGACAAGCAATAGTTCACGAATGTTTGCGCGCCGCGTTGCAAGCTTTCTGCATTACGCAAATCAATTGGCGCTTTATCTAAATGAACATTGCCACCAGCTGCAAAGCTTGCAATTGAAGTGCTTGCTAACAGTGCAAATAACAATGAATTGATCATTTTTTTCATATATTTCTCCCCATCACTTCATCGTTACGCGGTCAGGAACCGGTTTCGTTTTATCGATCTTGGTATACCAAGGCATCAAAATGAAGAAAAGGAAGTAAATAATCGACAGCACGCGTGACAAGAATGTACCCATATCCGTTGGTGCTTGAGTGCCCAAATAACCTAGCCCTAAGAAAGAAATCACAAAGAGGGTTAAAGCTGTTTTGTAAATCGGGCCGCGGTAACGAATCGATTTAACTGGTGAGCGGTCAAGCCAAGGTAGTGCGCCGATGATTAAGGTTGCAGCGCCCATTGCCAACACCCCCCACACTTGCATACCAAAGAATGATGGTACAGCACGCAAAATGGCGTAAAACGGAGTGAAGTACCAAACAGGTGCAATGTGCGCTGGTGTTTTAAGTGCATCTGCTGGGTCAAAGTTCGGTTTTTCTAGGAAGTAACCGCCCATTTCTGGCATAAAGAACAAGATCGAAGTAAATACCACCAAGAACACCGAAACGCCAAAAATGTCTTTTACTGTGTAGTATGGGTGGAATGGGATGCCATCGAGTGGAATGCCCGTTTTCGAATCTTTGTTTTTCTTGATTTCAACGCCGTCTGGGTTGTTTGAGCCAACTTCGTGCAATGCAACTAAGTGGGCTACTACCAAGGCGAGTAGCACCAATGGAACAGCGATCACGTGCAAGGCAAAGAAGCGGTTCAAGGTCGCATCAGATACCACGAAGTCACCACGAATCAATTCAGCTAAGTCAGGACCAATCACTGGCACAGAAGCAAACAAGTTAACGATAACCTGCGCACCCCAGAATGACATTTGTCCCCATGGTAATAAGTATCCCAAGAAAGCTTCAGCCATTAGGCACAAGAAAATCATTGTGCCAAAGATCCAGATCAATTCGCGCGGTTTTTGGTATGAACCATAAATCAAGCCACGGAACATATGCAGGTAGACGACAACGAAGAACATCGATGCGCCCGTTGAATGCATATATCGAATCACCCAGCCACCTGCCACATCACGCATGATGTATTCAACAGATGCAAAAGCGACAGAAATATTGGTACCCGGAATCAAATTGCCATCCGGTTTGTAGTT contains these protein-coding regions:
- a CDS encoding ClpXP protease specificity-enhancing factor, which produces MQTVSTKPYLLRAIHEWCSDQGFTPYLVVAVRGKMQVPMEYVKNGEIVLNTSYSACRNLLIANDFITFSARFNGVSRDIVIPVGAVISIFSRENGEGMGFEYEDTLGDADGAPESSPESQADGDGPQEPPPRPTGKPTLRVVK
- a CDS encoding cytochrome c1, encoding MKKMINSLLFALLASTSIASFAAGGNVHLDKAPIDLRNAESLQRGAQTFVNYCLSCHGAVAMRYNRLTDIGLTEDQIKNNLMFTTDKVGNPMKVAMDAKDGKTWFGATPPDLSLIARSRGSDWLYTYLRTFYRDDTRPTGWNNLVFDKVGMPHVLWELQGEQILETKKEGGHDVQKLKLVKPGLLTRGTDSGGFDNSEYDLRVADLVNYMTYMSEPAQVKREQIGYAVVLFLLFILVPLTYLLKKEYWKDIH
- a CDS encoding cytochrome b; its protein translation is MSKLEQVPEKVLGWVDERFPLTSTWKAHISEYYAPKNFNFWYFFGSLAMMVLVIQIVTGIFLTMNYKPDGNLIPGTNISVAFASVEYIMRDVAGGWVIRYMHSTGASMFFVVVYLHMFRGLIYGSYQKPRELIWIFGTMIFLCLMAEAFLGYLLPWGQMSFWGAQVIVNLFASVPVIGPDLAELIRGDFVVSDATLNRFFALHVIAVPLVLLALVVAHLVALHEVGSNNPDGVEIKKNKDSKTGIPLDGIPFHPYYTVKDIFGVSVFLVVFTSILFFMPEMGGYFLEKPNFDPADALKTPAHIAPVWYFTPFYAILRAVPSFFGMQVWGVLAMGAATLIIGALPWLDRSPVKSIRYRGPIYKTALTLFVISFLGLGYLGTQAPTDMGTFLSRVLSIIYFLFFILMPWYTKIDKTKPVPDRVTMK
- a CDS encoding glutathione S-transferase N-terminal domain-containing protein, whose translation is MMKLYSGTSCPFSHRCRIVLFEKGMDFEILDVDIHSKPEDLAIMNPYNEVPVLVERELQLYESNIINEYIDERFPHPQLMPADPVMRARARLMLFNLERELFIHVKTLEDSSATKKALETARITIRDNLTQIAPLFTKQKFILGEEFSMLDVAIAPLLWRFEHYGIEVTKGLAPVMKYAERLFSREAFIDSLTANEKAMRK